One Mangrovimonas cancribranchiae DNA segment encodes these proteins:
- a CDS encoding M15 family metallopeptidase, with amino-acid sequence MKLKTTLYIILFLLVNDQNALPEEFVNVKEIIPDITIELRYYSTNNFVGDTIPGYYANELILTKPTAKALKKVQEELQEQNLCLKVFDGYRPQQAVNHFMVWAKDLNDTINKQEFYPKVEKRHLFREEYIATRSGHSRGSTVDLTIINGNTGEALDMGSPYDFFGQESWVNYDGITLKQKQNRQLLQQVMIKHGFRNYAKEWWHFTLRGEPFPKTYFDFKIQ; translated from the coding sequence ATGAAACTTAAAACGACACTGTATATTATCCTATTTCTTTTGGTGAATGATCAAAACGCTCTTCCAGAAGAGTTTGTTAATGTCAAAGAAATAATTCCAGACATAACGATTGAGTTAAGATATTATTCTACAAATAATTTTGTGGGTGATACCATACCAGGTTATTATGCGAATGAACTCATTCTAACAAAACCTACTGCAAAGGCTTTAAAAAAAGTACAAGAAGAATTGCAAGAGCAGAATTTATGTTTAAAAGTTTTTGATGGGTATCGCCCACAACAAGCGGTGAATCATTTTATGGTTTGGGCTAAAGACTTGAATGATACCATAAATAAGCAAGAGTTTTATCCCAAAGTTGAAAAACGCCATTTGTTTCGAGAAGAATATATTGCTACACGATCTGGTCATAGTCGCGGAAGTACAGTCGATTTAACCATAATTAACGGTAATACAGGTGAAGCATTAGATATGGGAAGTCCATACGACTTTTTTGGGCAAGAATCCTGGGTAAATTACGATGGTATAACTTTAAAACAGAAACAGAATAGACAACTATTACAGCAAGTTATGATAAAACATGGCTTTAGGAATTACGCTAAAGAATGGTGGCATTTTACATTACGAGGCGAACCGTTTCCAAAAACATATTTTGATTTTAAAATTCAATAG
- a CDS encoding alpha-ketoglutarate-dependent dioxygenase AlkB → MDLFSNEKNTFSLPDAKLIYYPNFLNRAKANIYFKTLLKETLWQQDDITVFGKTYKQPRLTALYAENNKPYSYSNISMHPKKFTKTLLNLKLEVEDICNHNFSSVLLNLYRNGNDSNGWHADNEKELGKHPTIASLSLGTERVFKFKHRTLKNENHKLLLQHGSLLIMKGAMQEFWVHQIPKTKQQVGKRINLTFRYIN, encoded by the coding sequence ATGGACTTATTTTCAAACGAAAAAAACACCTTTAGTTTACCAGATGCTAAGCTAATTTATTATCCTAACTTTTTAAATAGAGCAAAAGCAAATATTTACTTTAAAACTCTTTTAAAAGAAACCCTTTGGCAACAAGATGATATTACTGTTTTTGGCAAAACCTATAAACAACCAAGATTAACAGCCTTGTATGCTGAAAATAACAAACCTTATTCCTACTCTAATATAAGTATGCATCCCAAAAAATTTACAAAAACACTTTTAAATTTAAAATTGGAAGTAGAAGATATATGCAATCACAATTTCTCTAGTGTACTCCTAAATTTATATAGAAATGGAAACGATAGTAACGGCTGGCATGCTGACAACGAAAAAGAATTAGGCAAACATCCAACAATCGCTTCTCTTTCCTTAGGAACAGAACGAGTTTTTAAATTTAAACACAGAACATTAAAAAATGAGAACCATAAACTGTTATTACAACATGGAAGTTTACTAATAATGAAAGGCGCTATGCAGGAGTTTTGGGTACATCAAATACCAAAAACAAAACAGCAAGTTGGTAAAAGAATCAACCTAACATTTAGGTATATTAATTAA
- a CDS encoding serine aminopeptidase domain-containing protein produces the protein MLRIIISLDKENKKTTMKNLARIILITFIVFPLVTKAQDTTFQIKEIAITKLIDGTLLTPNNKTSNLVIIIAGSGPTDRNGNQNFMKNNSLKKLAKGITKNGIATFRYDKRSVKLIKQGKINNSNILFDDFVTDAQAVVDYFANTETYKNIYIAGHSQGSLIGLLASNKHVAGFISLAGAGKSIDNVLLEQIEKSAPAFKEPSEKVLTSLKEGKITSDYPPVLASLFNEDLQPFMINWIQYNPEDIIAKLEIPCLIINGTKDLQVSVEEAKLLHQAAKNSTLKIIDNMNHIFFTIEGDTLENSKSYNESSRTINPEVINAIVNFIK, from the coding sequence ATGCTAAGAATTATTATATCTTTAGATAAAGAAAATAAAAAAACAACTATGAAAAATTTGGCACGAATTATTTTAATCACATTTATAGTATTTCCTTTAGTAACTAAAGCACAAGACACTACATTCCAAATTAAAGAAATAGCTATCACAAAACTTATTGATGGTACATTATTAACTCCAAATAATAAAACTTCCAATTTGGTTATCATTATTGCTGGCTCTGGCCCTACAGATAGAAATGGCAACCAAAACTTTATGAAAAACAATTCGTTAAAAAAACTTGCCAAAGGAATAACTAAAAATGGTATCGCTACATTTAGGTATGATAAAAGATCGGTAAAACTTATTAAGCAAGGTAAAATAAATAACAGTAATATTTTATTTGATGATTTTGTAACAGACGCCCAAGCCGTAGTAGATTATTTTGCCAATACAGAAACATATAAAAACATATACATTGCTGGGCATAGTCAAGGTAGCCTTATTGGGCTTTTAGCTTCTAATAAACATGTGGCGGGTTTTATATCTCTTGCTGGAGCAGGAAAATCTATAGACAATGTACTATTAGAACAAATTGAAAAAAGCGCACCAGCTTTTAAAGAGCCTTCAGAAAAAGTGTTGACCTCATTAAAAGAAGGTAAAATCACTAGCGATTATCCGCCAGTTTTAGCAAGCCTTTTTAATGAGGACTTACAACCCTTTATGATTAATTGGATACAATATAATCCGGAGGACATTATAGCCAAACTAGAGATTCCCTGTTTAATTATTAATGGTACAAAAGATTTACAAGTATCTGTCGAAGAGGCAAAACTACTCCATCAAGCTGCTAAAAACAGTACGTTGAAAATAATCGATAATATGAATCATATTTTCTTTACTATAGAAGGCGATACTCTAGAAAACTCAAAATCCTATAATGAATCATCAAGAACAATAAACCCAGAAGTTATAAATGCTATAGTCAACTTTATTAAATAA
- a CDS encoding SPFH domain-containing protein: MTQEKIIVPANGYLMLFIFVLIFFGSIAAIVITKSPWFIITILSAIILAIGFVMVQPNGSRVLLLFGKYVGTIKKNGFYWVNPFYSKKKISLRASNFDSERLKVNDKLGNPVMISTILVWRVENTYKAAFDVDNYENFVRVQTDAAVRKLASMYPYDNFADEGMDEDITLRSSVNEVSAALEKEIDERLSIAGIEVLEARIGYLAYAQEIANAMLKRQQATAIVAARHKIVEGAVSMVEMALEELGKKEIVDLDEERKAAMVSNLMVILCGDKDASPVVNAGTLNH, translated from the coding sequence ATGACACAAGAAAAAATTATTGTTCCAGCAAATGGCTACTTAATGCTATTTATTTTTGTTTTAATCTTCTTTGGAAGCATAGCAGCTATTGTAATAACCAAAAGCCCGTGGTTTATTATAACCATACTAAGCGCTATTATTTTAGCCATTGGTTTTGTTATGGTACAACCTAACGGTTCTAGAGTTCTACTATTGTTTGGAAAGTATGTTGGTACGATTAAAAAAAATGGTTTTTACTGGGTAAATCCCTTCTATTCAAAAAAGAAAATATCATTACGTGCTAGCAATTTTGATAGCGAACGTCTTAAGGTTAACGATAAATTAGGAAACCCTGTAATGATTAGTACCATTTTAGTATGGCGCGTAGAAAACACTTACAAAGCAGCTTTTGATGTTGATAATTACGAAAATTTTGTTCGCGTGCAAACCGATGCTGCTGTTAGAAAATTAGCCAGCATGTATCCTTACGATAATTTTGCCGATGAAGGTATGGATGAAGACATCACACTTAGATCAAGCGTAAATGAAGTTAGTGCTGCTCTAGAAAAAGAAATAGATGAAAGACTTTCCATTGCAGGCATAGAAGTTCTTGAAGCAAGAATTGGCTATTTAGCTTATGCTCAAGAAATAGCAAATGCCATGTTAAAACGCCAACAAGCAACAGCTATAGTTGCCGCAAGACATAAAATAGTAGAAGGTGCTGTAAGTATGGTTGAAATGGCACTTGAAGAATTAGGCAAAAAAGAGATTGTCGATTTAGATGAAGAACGTAAAGCAGCTATGGTCAGCAACCTAATGGTAATTCTTTGTGGTGATAAAGACGCCTCACCAGTAGTTAATGCAGGAACATTAAATCATTAA
- a CDS encoding DUF4177 domain-containing protein has protein sequence MKEYKVVSKSLGFRSPIQKLEDHLNQYAREGWQVIHINTSMTTIVFERDKNR, from the coding sequence ATGAAAGAATATAAAGTCGTTTCCAAATCTCTAGGTTTTAGGAGCCCAATACAAAAACTAGAGGATCACCTTAACCAATATGCCAGAGAAGGTTGGCAAGTTATACATATTAACACATCTATGACAACTATAGTCTTTGAAAGAGATAAAAATAGGTAA
- a CDS encoding Arc family DNA-binding protein: protein MSKKKAFALRLNEDMLKAIEKWASDEFRSTNGQIEWILMQALKEHNRVPKKKSDKNKSDS from the coding sequence ATGTCTAAGAAAAAAGCATTTGCATTACGACTTAACGAAGATATGCTCAAAGCCATTGAAAAATGGGCTTCTGATGAGTTCAGAAGTACCAATGGTCAAATCGAGTGGATATTAATGCAAGCGTTAAAAGAGCACAACAGAGTTCCTAAAAAGAAATCCGATAAAAATAAAAGCGACTCATGA
- a CDS encoding DUF819 family protein, translating to MENQPIFTNDAIVFGLLMLALGFVFYTESKKTGFWPVFYKYIPGLLMCYLIPAIFNSLGLISADVSKTYFIASRYLLPASLVLLTLSIDLKAVFNLGWRALAMFFTGTIGIIIGGPIAILIVSTFSPETVGGAGFDAVWRGLATLAGSWIGGGANQAAMLEIYEFNQELYGGMVLVDIVVANIWMAIILLGIGKRKKIDNWLKADNTAIDELQQKVQNFSDKITKIPTLTDLMLILMFAFVAVGIAHFGSEKISTFLNDNFVAVSDPKSALSSFGSSFFWLISIATLIGIILSFTKAKNLEGAGASKIGSVFIYILVATIGMKMDLGKIFENPGLILIGLIWMAIHAGLLILVAKLIKAPYFFLAVGSQANVGGAASAPVVAAAFHPSLATVGALLAVFGYVVGTYGAIICTELMKIASGA from the coding sequence ATGGAAAACCAACCAATATTCACAAACGATGCTATAGTTTTTGGGCTTTTAATGCTAGCTCTTGGCTTTGTATTTTATACAGAATCTAAAAAAACAGGCTTCTGGCCCGTATTTTACAAGTACATTCCTGGGCTGTTAATGTGTTATTTAATTCCAGCTATTTTTAACTCTTTAGGGTTAATCTCTGCCGATGTTTCTAAAACTTATTTTATTGCCAGCAGATATTTATTACCTGCATCATTAGTTTTATTAACCTTAAGTATTGACTTAAAAGCCGTTTTTAATCTAGGTTGGCGTGCATTAGCTATGTTTTTTACAGGAACTATAGGTATTATAATTGGTGGACCAATTGCTATTTTAATTGTGTCGACATTTTCTCCAGAAACAGTTGGCGGTGCAGGGTTTGATGCTGTTTGGAGAGGGCTTGCTACTTTAGCAGGAAGTTGGATTGGCGGCGGCGCTAATCAAGCTGCTATGTTAGAAATTTACGAATTCAATCAGGAGCTTTACGGCGGTATGGTATTAGTAGATATTGTAGTTGCTAATATTTGGATGGCCATTATTCTTTTAGGTATTGGAAAACGAAAAAAGATTGATAATTGGTTAAAAGCCGATAATACAGCCATTGATGAATTACAACAAAAAGTACAGAATTTTAGTGATAAAATCACCAAAATACCAACGCTAACCGACTTAATGCTTATTCTCATGTTTGCTTTTGTGGCGGTTGGAATTGCGCATTTTGGATCGGAAAAAATTTCAACATTTTTAAACGACAATTTTGTAGCTGTTAGCGACCCAAAAAGTGCTTTATCTTCCTTTGGTAGTAGTTTCTTTTGGTTAATATCTATTGCTACTTTAATTGGTATAATACTATCATTTACCAAAGCAAAAAACTTAGAAGGCGCTGGCGCAAGTAAAATAGGAAGTGTTTTTATTTATATTCTAGTTGCAACCATTGGTATGAAAATGGATTTAGGTAAAATATTTGAAAATCCTGGACTAATTTTAATTGGCTTAATTTGGATGGCCATCCATGCTGGATTACTCATTTTAGTCGCAAAACTTATTAAAGCACCTTATTTCTTCCTAGCTGTAGGAAGTCAAGCAAATGTTGGTGGAGCCGCTTCTGCACCAGTTGTTGCTGCTGCTTTTCATCCTTCTTTAGCAACTGTTGGTGCTTTACTAGCAGTATTTGGTTATGTAGTTGGAACTTATGGCGCCATTATATGTACAGAGCTTATGAAAATAGCTTCAGGTGCTTAA
- a CDS encoding DUF4369 domain-containing protein has translation MKNSLLALIVLFIVSCNNKPQDLIVKGHIKGLKKGTIYLERVQDSAIIILDSLLIKGNPNFELSSELETPEALYLRLDKNSTKKSTDNRIVFFADKGTTEITTTLKNFVVDATIKGSKQQTLYEDYLKVMSRFNDKSLELYKDKLEAIKLGDSSKINEIQIAINKLIKSKYLYTVNFAVTNNDSEIAPYLALSEVYDAQPKWLDTINQSLTPRIKDSKYGKILDNYISELKEN, from the coding sequence ATGAAAAATTCACTTTTAGCCTTAATTGTTTTGTTTATTGTTAGTTGTAATAATAAACCACAAGACTTAATTGTTAAAGGGCATATAAAAGGGTTAAAAAAGGGAACGATTTATTTAGAAAGAGTACAAGACTCCGCTATTATTATTCTAGATTCTTTGCTTATAAAAGGCAATCCAAACTTTGAATTATCTTCTGAATTAGAAACACCAGAAGCGTTATATTTAAGACTAGATAAAAACAGTACAAAAAAAAGTACTGACAATCGTATTGTTTTTTTTGCTGATAAAGGAACGACTGAGATTACTACAACATTAAAAAACTTTGTTGTTGATGCTACTATTAAAGGCTCTAAACAGCAAACGCTTTACGAGGACTATTTAAAAGTAATGAGTCGTTTTAACGATAAAAGTTTAGAGTTGTACAAAGATAAACTTGAAGCGATAAAATTAGGAGATTCATCAAAAATAAATGAAATTCAAATTGCTATTAATAAGCTTATTAAAAGCAAGTATTTATATACGGTTAACTTTGCTGTAACTAATAATGACAGTGAAATAGCGCCATATTTAGCCCTTTCTGAGGTTTACGATGCGCAACCAAAATGGTTAGACACCATTAACCAATCACTTACACCCAGAATTAAAGATTCTAAATACGGAAAAATCCTGGACAATTATATTTCAGAATTGAAAGAAAACTAA
- a CDS encoding type I phosphomannose isomerase catalytic subunit, with product MKELLYPIKFTPILKEKIWGGEKLKQLLNKKSDSPNIGESWEISDVEGDTSIVSNGELKGKTLKTLLKTYHSNLIGKKNYRVFGDKFPLLIKFIDAKQDLSIQLHPNDELAKKRHNSFGKTEMWYVMQADEGSNLIIDFKEKITPEVYLNHLENKTLPSILNFEQVTSGDTFFIEVGRVHAIGAGVMLAEIQQTSDITYRVYDWNRVDANGKGRELHNDLAIDAIGFDMPNNFKIAYDKDKNQSNSMVRCPYFTTNYLELDTVLDKENTYDSFMIYMCVEGNAQIISENKTVELQAGETVLLPAALKTFKIKAESAKLLEVYV from the coding sequence ATGAAAGAATTATTGTATCCCATTAAATTCACGCCAATACTTAAAGAAAAAATTTGGGGCGGCGAAAAATTAAAACAATTGCTAAACAAAAAAAGTGATTCGCCCAACATTGGCGAAAGTTGGGAAATAAGTGATGTAGAAGGTGATACATCCATTGTTTCAAACGGTGAGTTAAAAGGAAAAACATTAAAAACATTATTAAAAACCTATCATTCCAATTTAATAGGAAAGAAAAATTACAGGGTTTTTGGCGACAAATTTCCGTTGCTAATCAAGTTTATTGATGCCAAGCAGGATTTATCCATTCAATTACATCCTAATGATGAGTTGGCAAAAAAGCGTCATAATTCATTTGGCAAAACCGAAATGTGGTACGTTATGCAAGCCGATGAAGGTTCAAATTTGATTATAGATTTTAAAGAAAAAATCACCCCTGAAGTTTATTTAAACCATTTAGAAAATAAAACACTACCTTCAATATTGAATTTTGAACAAGTTACCTCTGGTGATACATTTTTTATAGAAGTTGGTCGTGTACATGCCATAGGCGCAGGCGTAATGTTGGCAGAAATACAGCAAACTAGCGACATTACCTATCGTGTTTACGATTGGAATCGTGTAGATGCTAATGGAAAAGGACGTGAACTGCACAACGATTTGGCTATTGATGCCATTGGTTTTGATATGCCTAATAATTTTAAAATAGCTTACGATAAAGATAAAAATCAATCGAACTCAATGGTGCGTTGTCCTTATTTCACGACAAACTATTTAGAACTCGATACAGTTCTTGACAAAGAAAACACATACGATTCTTTTATGATCTATATGTGTGTAGAAGGTAATGCCCAAATTATTTCAGAAAACAAAACAGTTGAATTACAAGCAGGAGAAACCGTATTGCTTCCCGCAGCATTAAAAACATTTAAAATAAAAGCTGAAAGCGCTAAGCTTTTGGAAGTTTATGTATAA
- a CDS encoding 6-carboxytetrahydropterin synthase, whose protein sequence is MKVTVSRKAHFNAAHRLYRKDWDDAKNKAIFGKCNNPNFHGHNYELIVSVTGNINPETGYVIDIKELKELIRVEIEEAFDHKNLNLEVPEFNELNPTAENISVVIYNKLKPKLPSNLSLEITLYETPRNFVTYSGH, encoded by the coding sequence ATGAAAGTAACCGTCAGTAGAAAAGCACATTTTAACGCAGCACACAGGTTGTACAGAAAAGATTGGGACGACGCCAAAAACAAAGCCATTTTTGGTAAGTGCAATAACCCTAATTTTCACGGTCACAACTATGAGTTAATCGTTAGTGTTACTGGCAACATTAATCCAGAAACGGGTTATGTAATAGATATAAAAGAGCTTAAGGAGCTTATTAGAGTAGAAATAGAAGAGGCTTTCGATCATAAAAACTTAAACTTAGAGGTTCCAGAGTTTAATGAGCTTAATCCAACTGCCGAGAATATTTCGGTTGTCATTTATAACAAGTTGAAACCTAAATTACCTTCAAATTTAAGTTTGGAAATCACACTTTACGAAACACCAAGAAATTTTGTTACCTATTCAGGACATTAG
- the idi gene encoding isopentenyl-diphosphate Delta-isomerase — protein MKEEQVILVNEKDEQIGLMPKMEAHEKGLLHRAFSVFVFNDKNELMIQQRAGHKYHSPLLWTNTCCSHQREGEDNISAGKRRLQEEMGFETDLKETISFIYKAPFDNGLTEHEYDHILIGYYNDEPNINPNEVADWKWMSLNAVNTDIKANPNQYTAWFKIIFEKFYEHINVEG, from the coding sequence ATGAAAGAAGAACAAGTAATTTTAGTAAACGAAAAGGACGAACAAATTGGGTTAATGCCAAAAATGGAAGCCCACGAAAAAGGGCTGTTGCATCGGGCATTTTCAGTTTTTGTATTTAATGATAAAAATGAATTAATGATTCAGCAACGTGCAGGACATAAATACCATTCGCCGTTACTATGGACCAATACGTGTTGTAGTCACCAGAGAGAAGGAGAGGATAATATCTCGGCCGGAAAACGTCGTTTACAAGAGGAAATGGGTTTTGAAACAGATTTAAAGGAGACCATATCGTTTATTTACAAAGCACCGTTTGATAATGGTTTGACCGAACACGAATACGACCATATTTTAATTGGGTATTATAACGACGAGCCAAACATTAACCCAAATGAAGTAGCCGATTGGAAATGGATGAGTTTAAATGCTGTAAATACAGATATAAAAGCGAATCCAAATCAATATACGGCGTGGTTCAAAATTATTTTTGAAAAATTTTACGAACACATCAATGTTGAAGGATGA
- a CDS encoding peptide chain release factor 3, which produces MSFKKEIERRRTFGIISHPDAGKTTLTEKLLLFGGAIQEAGAVKSNKIKKGATSDFMEIERQRGISVATSVLAFEYNGTKINILDTPGHKDFAEDTFRTLTAVDSVIVVIDVAKGVEEQTEKLVEVCRMRNIPMIVFINKLDREGKDAFDLLDEIEQKLGLKVVPMSFPIGMGYDFKGIYNLWEKNVNLFSGDSRKHIEETIEISDLASEELDQLVGETSANTLREEIELVEGIYPAFDKDTYLKGELQPVFFGSALNNFGVRELLDCFVEIAPKPRPKQSEERLVKPDEDKFTGFVFKIHANMDPNHRDRLAFIKIVSGQFKRNTPYLHVRNGKKLKFSSPNAFFAEKKEIVDVSYPGDIVGLHDTGNFKIGDTLTEGENIHYKGIPSFSPEHFRYINNADPLKSKQLYKGIDQLMDEGVAQLFTLELNGRKVIGTVGALQYEVIQYRLEHEYGAKCSYENLAVHKACWVDPEDPKNDEYKEFLRVKQRYLAKDKQGQLVFLADSPFSLQMTQQKYPSVKFHFTSEFN; this is translated from the coding sequence ATGAGCTTTAAAAAAGAAATAGAAAGACGACGTACCTTTGGTATTATATCGCATCCAGATGCCGGTAAAACAACGCTTACTGAAAAATTACTACTTTTTGGTGGAGCCATACAAGAAGCCGGTGCCGTAAAAAGTAACAAGATTAAAAAAGGTGCCACGAGTGACTTTATGGAGATTGAGCGACAACGGGGAATTTCGGTAGCAACATCTGTTCTAGCTTTTGAATACAATGGCACCAAGATTAATATTCTAGATACACCTGGTCACAAGGATTTTGCTGAGGACACTTTTAGAACTCTAACCGCTGTGGATAGCGTTATTGTAGTTATTGATGTTGCAAAAGGTGTTGAGGAACAAACCGAAAAGCTAGTGGAAGTTTGTAGAATGCGAAATATCCCGATGATTGTTTTTATTAACAAATTAGACCGTGAAGGAAAAGATGCTTTTGATCTTCTAGATGAAATAGAACAAAAACTAGGCTTAAAAGTTGTCCCTATGAGTTTCCCTATTGGTATGGGATACGATTTTAAAGGGATTTACAACCTATGGGAAAAGAATGTGAATCTTTTTAGTGGCGACAGCAGAAAGCATATTGAAGAAACCATCGAAATTTCAGATTTGGCTTCTGAAGAACTTGACCAGCTTGTTGGAGAAACATCGGCAAACACCTTACGTGAGGAAATTGAACTTGTTGAGGGCATTTACCCTGCTTTTGATAAAGACACCTATTTAAAAGGCGAACTTCAACCTGTATTTTTTGGGTCGGCTTTAAACAATTTTGGTGTTCGCGAACTTTTAGACTGTTTCGTAGAAATTGCACCTAAACCAAGACCCAAACAAAGTGAAGAACGCTTAGTAAAACCAGATGAAGACAAGTTTACGGGCTTTGTATTTAAAATTCACGCCAATATGGATCCTAACCATAGAGACCGTTTGGCATTTATAAAAATTGTATCTGGGCAATTCAAAAGAAATACACCTTATTTACACGTTAGAAATGGTAAAAAATTAAAGTTCTCCAGTCCGAATGCTTTTTTTGCTGAAAAGAAAGAAATCGTAGATGTGTCGTATCCAGGTGATATTGTAGGCTTACACGATACGGGGAATTTTAAAATTGGAGATACGTTAACCGAAGGTGAAAACATTCATTACAAAGGTATTCCTAGTTTCTCTCCAGAGCATTTTAGATACATTAACAACGCCGACCCTTTAAAATCCAAACAACTTTATAAAGGTATTGACCAATTAATGGATGAAGGTGTTGCCCAATTATTTACCCTAGAACTTAACGGACGAAAAGTAATAGGAACAGTTGGCGCTTTACAATATGAAGTGATTCAATATAGATTGGAACACGAATATGGCGCTAAATGTAGTTATGAAAACTTAGCTGTTCATAAAGCGTGTTGGGTAGATCCTGAAGATCCTAAAAACGATGAGTACAAAGAGTTTTTAAGAGTAAAACAACGCTATTTAGCCAAAGATAAACAAGGGCAATTGGTTTTTTTAGCAGATTCGCCTTTTTCATTACAAATGACTCAACAAAAATATCCAAGCGTAAAATTTCATTTTACATCTGAATTTAACTAA
- a CDS encoding (4Fe-4S)-binding protein, whose product MEIQSNVFTNGDITVTYEPCKCIHAEKCAQELSSVFRASVIPWVDLDGASTQQIINQINKCPSKALQYYLNKKEAS is encoded by the coding sequence ATGGAAATTCAATCTAACGTTTTCACAAACGGTGATATTACCGTTACCTACGAACCTTGTAAATGTATTCACGCTGAAAAATGCGCACAAGAATTGTCAAGTGTATTCAGAGCTTCTGTAATTCCTTGGGTGGATTTGGATGGCGCTTCGACACAACAGATTATTAATCAAATTAACAAATGTCCTTCTAAAGCATTACAATATTATTTAAACAAAAAAGAAGCTTCTTAA
- a CDS encoding DUF3467 domain-containing protein: protein MAENDNKKKKGQINIELDEKVAEGVYSNLAIINHSVSEFVVDFVRIMPGTPKSKVKSRIILTPQHAKRLLKALNDNVQRFESAHGEIKDYEQPPIPLNFGPTGEA, encoded by the coding sequence ATGGCAGAAAACGATAATAAAAAGAAGAAAGGGCAAATTAATATAGAACTAGACGAAAAAGTTGCCGAAGGTGTTTATTCTAATTTGGCAATAATTAATCACTCAGTATCTGAATTTGTAGTCGATTTTGTTCGTATTATGCCTGGAACTCCAAAAAGTAAAGTAAAATCTAGAATTATTTTAACACCTCAGCATGCCAAACGATTGCTTAAGGCATTAAATGATAATGTACAACGATTTGAAAGCGCTCATGGAGAAATAAAAGATTATGAGCAACCACCAATACCACTTAATTTTGGTCCAACTGGTGAAGCTTAA